GGAAAGGGCCAAAATCCACTATCCAAACAAAAATCATAATGTCCATAATGAACATATTGAATGATTTTATAATCTCTGTCTGCCTCAAGAATTTCATTTAGATTTTTTAAGCCCTTTTGGGTTTCAATCATTGGCACTATAGAAAAATTATTAATATTTTTCGTTAAAATTTGATCATAACAATTTTTCACCTGACTATAAGTTTCAACTTTTGGCAAAAAAATTCCTTTTATTGTAGATTTCTTTTTTAAGATTTCTGAAATTGTTTCAACATCTTTCTCGTAAAAATCAGTGTTTTGAGAATTAATTCTTACATATGTCATTGTATTTTTTAGAATATTATTGTCTGAAAGATATTTTAAACCTTCTCTAGATATTCTTTTTAAATTTTCATTATTATTTTTATCAAATAAGTCTTGTGCACTATCCTCCATATCTAAAATAATAGAAATGTTAAATTTTTTAAATTTTTTTAAAATAAGGTTAATAGCTTTATATCTAACTAGGCATATATATAAAAAAAGATTTAAGGACTTCATAAAAATATTAACTTTAAGACATATTGAGCTTAGAAAATAATAATAATATATTTTTTTAATTAAAAATAGTTTAATCTATAAATTTTAATTAATAATCTTTTAAATAATTAAGAACAAGTATTTAATAAAGCTATATTTAATTAGAACTTAAAATACTATTTTTAATTATTAATTAAATTGTATATAAGATTTCAATGATCCTAGGAATAATACCAGCAAGATTAAAATCTAAGAGATTACCAAATAAACCTCTACAAATTATTGATGGCGTGCCTCTTTTAGTGCATGTTTTAAAAAGATCTTTGATGTCTAAAAAGTTAGACAAACTAATAGTTTGTACAGATAGCATGAAAGTTGTAGATCTGGTAAAAAAATACAACCTAGATGCTTACATGACTAGTAAAAATATTAAAAATGGTACCGACAGGATTTCATTATTTCTTAAAAAAAATAAAAAAAGATTTAAAAATTTAAAATTAGTTGTTGATATACAATGTGATGAAATTTTTTTAAATCCAAGTTATTTAGATAAAGCTATTAATTTTCATATAAAAAATATAAAAAAATATGATGTAGTGATTCCACATACTTTAACTAACGAAAAAAATAATAACAATTATGTTAAGATAATTTCCAATCAAGTAAACGATATATTGTATTTAACCAGGGCTGATGCGCCTCATCCATTCAGATCAAAAAAAAAACCTTTTAAAAGACACCAAGATTTTGTGACCTTCAAACCAGATTTTATAAAAAAGTTTAAAGATTTAAAAAATAGAAATTTAGAAGAGTACGAGGGAATAGAATTGCTCAGGGTTATAGAAAATGGTTATAAAATTGGCACTCTGCAATTCAAAAATGATAGTTTTTCAATAAATACTAAAAAAGACATATTAAGATCATTATTATTAATTCAAAAAGATAGATTAAGAAAATATTATTAATGAAAGATAAAAGAAATAAATCTTTCTTAATATTTGACCTTGATGGAGTAATTTTTGACTCAAAAAAAAATATGGAGTTAGCATGGAATAAAACATCAAAAAAATTTAAATTAAAGGTAAGTTTTAAATCATATTTTCAAAAAATAGGTATGCCTTTTTTAAAAATCTTAAAAACTTTAGGCATTGAACAAAATCCTAAAATTTATAAGTGTTTTAGAGAAGAATCTTTAAAAAACATAAATTTGATTAAACCATATAAAGATGTCTTGAAAGTATTTAAATTATTTGAAAAACAGAATATTAAATTTTCTATAGTAACCTCAAAAGATTATAAAAGATCAAAATTTTTATTAAAAAAATTTAAAATAAATCCTACTTCTATTCATTGCCCAAATAAAAAAATGAGAGGAAAACCACACCCAGATCAACTAATATACTCTTTAAAAAGAAACAATTTTACTCCAAAATATTCATATTTTATTGGAGATACCAACATAGATTTTTTAGCAGCGAAAAGAGCTAAGATGAATTTTATTTTTGCTAAATATGGATATGGTAAAAATAATAAATTGTACAAAAATAAAATATCTAACTTTAAAGAAATAAAAAAATTTATAAAAAAATAATATTTAATATAATTAAATAAAAATAATAAATTTAATTATGTATTTATTTTTCAATAAACTTACGCCATAAAGAAAAATCTTCATTTAAATATAAATACTCATTTTTTTCTTCATTATTAATTTCTATTTCTGAGGTAACAATTAGTTTATTAAATATTTCAGACAAAGAAATCACATCATAAACAAAATATAAGTTTTCAGCTTTATTAATAGCGGGAATGGGTAATGTTGATAAAGAAATAAGTGATACTGTTTGTTTTTTTTTAACAACGGACTCTAATAAAACTGACGAACCATTTGCGGCATAGACTATATCTGACAATTCAAGAGCTTCAGATACTGTGCCATTAACTATTTCAAAATTAGGAAAGTTTTTAATTGATGATTTTATCATAGAACCAACTTTTAGAAGAGGGTGTTCTTTTATATATACTTTTTCAAATTTATTATTTGATAGTGCAAAATATTCTAACAATTCTTTTGTTTCATTTGGAAGTATTGAAGTAATTATCAAAATTGATTTTTTTAGCTTTGAAATTTTGTTGTAAATTCTATAACTTTTTTTTGTTAAATAGTTAAATCTTTGTGCCTCTATTTCTATTATCTGATCAGAGTCAAAACCATCATTTAATAAAAGTGATTTACTAAAGTTACTATTAACTCCAACAAATGAAGGTGTATAATGATAAGGGTGAATTAATTTAGAGTGGTAAAAATTCATCATATTTTGTCTAACAACAGAATGGATTACACCTTTCGTAATTATGCCCTTTTTTTTTGCAATTTTATTTAGCATTGCTTCCCAAGGTTGAAACTCCATTAAATAAATAATTTCATTTATTTGAGGATTTAACTTTAAAAAATTTAAAATTTTTTTTTCTAAAATCATTAATTCAATCAATAAAATTGATTTTGAAGTTATCCAATCATTTTTGATTAAATAAAAATAATCAATTTTCTCAAAAAAGAAAAGATTTTTAGTATTAATTTTTTCTAATTTTTTTTTTACTTTAAGGAAATTAAATATAATTTTTTGTAAATCTTTCGACGAAAAGAAAGCGTCTAGAAAACCAAACGTATTTATTTTATTTTTTAATTTTTCATTTTCCTTCCCAAGAGTTGAAATATTTCCTACAAATAAAAAAAGCCAACCATAAGTTTTACTTAGCAAAGATGAGGCAGCTTCATAATATTTACTATAAAATCCATTTTCACAAGATTGACCGCCTGGATAATAATAACATATTGCAACCTTTTTTGATTGGTTAATTGAAGGAAGGATCTTTTGTTTTTTTTTTTTATATTCTGAATATAAGCAATATAGAACTGAAAATACGGTATTTTTTTTTGCAAAATTTTTTATTTTTTCAATACTATTTTTTTTATTTTCAAAACTTAATATTTCGAAGTAGAAACTAAAATTATTTATATTTGAATTAAAAAAATTCTTAATTTCTTCTGATACATTAATAAGAACAACTTTAGTAAATTTTTCTTTTTTAATATATTCAATTAGTAAATATAACTTAAAAAATTGATAAATTGAGGTAGTTTTGTTAGGTGAAGCTTCAAAAAAAAGATTAGATAATATATACTTAAAATCTTCATCCTTATCTAATTCGGGTTTTATTTTTTTAAAAACTTGATCTTGAAATGACATCCATTTTTCAGTCAAAAAAATTTCCTTTTCTTTAAAATTTTTTAAAATTGAAAATTGATTTTCAAATTCCTCATTTTCTTTATCAAGAAAAACAACTTTTGAAGTTTTTATTATTTTATTTATTAATTTTAAATTATTACCTCCAATAATGTAAAGTTTTTCAGTTTCCATGTTAATTAATCAATTTTTTAATAATTATGTCTGCAACTTTATATAAACCCTCATAAGAATTTAAATTTTTATCTCTATTTAAAATTTTTTTATTATTTATCATTGAATTAAAACTGCTTATCAAAGAATTTTTACTTACGTTTTTTAATTCACCTATATACATAGCTTTACCGGTACTCGCCCATGCTTTTGACTGTTCTATTTGATTGTTAGTAGTAGAAATTATAATAAAGTGGAGGCCACATGAGTCTAGCTCGTAAGTTGTAGTGCCACCAGCTGTGACTGCAATATCACAAGATAAAAAGATACTTACTAAATCTTTTGGGTCTATATACATGTCAACTTTATTTGATCCATTATTTTCAATCCATTCGTTTATAATTTTGTTATTAGGATTATTTTGCCCTGAAACCACTACAAATTTAAAATTATTAGGTAAATGTGGTAATAAAGTAGATAAAACAAATATAATTCCACCATAATCATTGCCACCACCAAAAGTTACCAGTATTCTTTTATTTGGATTTATATTGTTATTTTTTTTTACTTTTGCAAACTCTGGTCTTAAAATCGCATATTCTGGTCCAAGCAATAATTCTGCCTTTTTGTTTTGAACAATATTTTTTAACTCATTCTCATGTATTCTAGGTATTGGATTCAAAATAATATCGGCCCAAATGGGTCGACTATTTTCTTTATGGTCAAACTGTAACCATCTTAAACCCTCTTTACGTAAATTAAGTTGATAACTTTCATTAATACGATAATCGTCTAATATTAAAAAGCATTGATGATTTTTTTTGGCGATTTTAATTAACATTTCTGAATCTTGCTCAGTTGAATTCCAATACTCAACTGGTATCCAATCTTTAAATATATATTTATCTGAATCAATTTTATATTTTTTTTGGGGCCCAACCATTATGCAACTTTGCCCCTTCGACTTTAAAGCATGAGCCAATGCACGACAGCGATTTAAATGACCAAATCCTACACTTGAACTCACATTTAATCGAAAAATAATTGTCATTTTCTTATTAAGTATTGATATAAATTATATTATTTTATCTTAAAAACTAGCTCAAACGACGGAAATCTTTATTACAAACCTCGCCCTCAAGAAATTCATTAATAGATCTACCTTGTTCACATTCAGCTATTAAATTAAAGACTTGGTCTAAAGCTTCCTCATAACCTTGAAGCACATCTTCATTATGTTCTGTACATACATAAACCGAATTACTTGCCAAATATCCACGTTTCAACATCTCTTGAGTAATTAAAGTTTTGTATTCTAAGTTTGACTCTGATTCAAATCGCATTTTAATTAAAGCAGGTAAACCATATATCGTTATAGGAAGTTTATATTTGTTTGATAATTTCTTCCAAATCGTAGAAATTTGATTTCCAATTTTAGTTATTTTTTCCCAAGATTTTTCTCTTTGCATAACCTCTAGTGTTTTTAAAGCAGCAGTTGGTCCAATTCTTTCTGTCCAAAATGTACTGCTGATAAAAGTTGTTTGAGCTGCATCCATTACTTCTTGGCGACCAATTATTGCTGTAATCGCGTATCCATTTCCTAATGCTTTACCAAACATTGCCATATCTGGCTCCACGTTATATTTTTTATGCAAACCACCAAAAGTTTCTCTAAAACCAGTCGTGCATTCGTCAAAAACAAGTACTATACCTTTATCTGTGGCTAATTGACGAACATTTTGCAAAAAATTATTTTCAGGTCCTACAGACCTAGCTACCTCCATTTTGATAACACCAATATCGTGTTTTTTAACTAACGACTCTAATTCATCTATTTGATTATAGTTGAAGGGGAAAACTGTATTTTTTAAATTTCTTGGTACACCTTTTGGCTGAAGACCAGGTAACAAATGTCCGTCTAAACCCTTATCATCACTCAAATTTGCTGATAAGTACCAATCATGCCAACCATGATAACCACAGATTGCAACTTTATCTCTACCTGAAGCAGCGCGAGCAATACGTATTGCAATTGCATTTGCTTCTCCTCCACTTCTTGCAAAACGAGCCATATCAGCCCATGGATGCATATCAATCAATTTCTCAGCTAAATAAACTTCCTCTGGACAATTTAAAGTTGACATATTTCCATTATTCACTGTTCTTTTGACCTCTTCATCTACTTCTGGATGCCCATATCCTAACGAATTAGTTCCAATACCCATAATAGACATATCTACAAGTTCATTGTCATCTAAATCCCAAACTCTACAACCTTTTGCTTTGCTAAAATAAGCTGGCCATTTTCCAGGCAAAAACATTTCTGGTCGTTTTGACAAAAGCATATTTCCACCTGGTATTATTCTTTTGGCTCTTTTATACAACTTTTGACCTGTGTTTAAAAAGGCACCCTCATTATTTTTTATTTTTTTATTAACTAAAAATAAATAAGGTTTTTGTTTTTGTAGCTCTAATATCTGAAGCCAATTGAAATTTTTATTCGGATAAAAATTTTTAAATATAGTATCAACTAAAATTAAATCTTCTGGTTCATCTACGGTCCATCTTAAATTAGATAAATCTTCTTTATATGTAAGAGAAGATTTTGTAAAACTTTTTGATCTTCGAATATAAGATGTTACATGCTCTTTATCAAAATTAGATTTTGTTTCATTATTTGCACGTTCAATAGATTTAAATGTCATAACTGATATATCCAGACCATCAGGAAAAGTTCTAGGGTCGGTATTAGAAAAATAATCTACTTTGGATTTTTTAAAACCTCTTATACATTCATCGACTAGAGCAGCATCTATTAAAGGACAATCTGCTGTAATACGAACTATTACATCAGCACCCACAACTTTAGCTGACTCATAAAATCTATTTAGTACATTTTTGTCACTTCCTCTTGTACATCTATAACCAAGAGACTCTACTAAAGATTGCAATTTATCATTTTCCACTTTTTCAGAAGTAGCAACTACAATTTCATCTAGTTGATCAGATTTCGATAATCTTTCTAAAAGTAATTCTATTAATGGCTTATCAACAATAGTTCTTAAAACTTTTCCTGGCAATCTTGTTGATCCCATTCTTGCCTGAACCAGTCCAACTATTTTCATAATTTACTCTTTGTTAATGAATTAAATAAATCAATTATACTTTTATAATGTTTCATTTTTTATGACAACAAAATCTGTTTAAGTTCAGCAGCAGGTTTTTGACTCAAATTTGAATATCGCATACAAAATTTTTTTCTCGCATTTTGTACATTTTCTTGAGACCACCAATTATTAACATCGTCCCATATAGCGTTCACTTTGTCCGCTACAGATTTTGTTGAGAAATGTACTATTCCAGCGTCAACAAGCAATTGATAATATGGTTTTGCACTATCACGCAAATGATCAAACCCATTTTGCCAAAAAGCTAAAGTAGGAACGTTTAAAGATAAAGTTTCTAGAATACCTGTTGAATCATAACTATGAACTACCAATCTACTTTGTAAAATTAAATTATTAATATTAGAAATTCCTTTATCTATTTTTATCATTTTATCATAATCAGCCCATCTTAATTCATCACACCATTCTTTACTTTGATAGTTAACATTGAATAATCTAACTATAAGTTTTTGTCTTGGTTCTTTATCAAGTTGACTTACAAATTTTTTTTGATCATTTAAATATTGAATATACTCAAACTTTCTATCATGTGTGTTATCATTTTTTGTGAAGCCTTCCTGAACTAATAACAATGAGCCCTTTGGATCAAAATTTAATTTTTTATTACCTGAAGTTTTAAAGATAAATCCAGGTGTATGTTGTGGTAATCCGTCTGTCCATCCCCATGTTATAAATTTATCTGATGTTATCTCCTCTATTCTTGGAAATTTATGTTTTTGAGTTCCATAATTGCAACCATGCTGGCCTACAAAATATTTTGTATTATCCTCTACCTTAAGTGCTGACCACAACTTGAAAACTTCATTTTGGTAAAAACTATTACTTGTAAATATAAATTTAGGTGACTTAGGCCAAGGTCTTTTTTTTACAATCTCATGAAGATCTGAAAATCCTTCAAGGTAACATTTGGGCAATAGCTCAAAAGATAATTGACGAATAACATTTTCTAAAATACCTCCTCTATTTTTAGAGAACATATTTTTTAAATTATTTCTTAATTTAACATCTGTCTGTTTCTGTGAAAATTTTGATAAATTATATCCATCTCCCTGCATTTTCCATAATTGAGGTACTTGGCCTAAAGCTAATTCTAATTTTATTTCCTCAATTGTTGGAAGATAGCTATTAATTACGAATGCATCTTTATCTCTTACAAATTTATTTGCTATTTTTCCATAGGCTCTACAGCTCCAATTAAAAATACTTTTTTTTAAACTTCCTTGCAAAACTTTTTTGCTTTTGTATTCAATACTTTCATAATCACTAACAACACTATTTGTTTTAAGAATTTCAACTGGAAAACTTACTTCTTCTATTAAACTTATAATTCGTGCATTTAGAATATTATGCCATTTATAATTATCTGGTGAGTAAAGTGCTGTAATAAAATCTGTTGATACTAGAGTATCAACATCACTTTCGTAAACAGTAGTGCCAGATATTTCATGATTTTTTAAACATTCTTTAATGGAATGTACGCGATTAAGAATGTCCCTAACTATATGCTTAAACCAATGTCCTATAATTATTCTCCAGAATCTTTGACTATAATTTTTTTGATGATGTTTATTTAACAGTCCACATAATTCAGGAAACAACTTTTCTTCTAAGATTAAAGACTCGGAATGATCAGAATTTTTCTGATGTAAAGATACACCATATGGCTCAGCAACTATCGCATCCATTGTTTGCCAGATTTCTTTTCGATTATATAATCGACACCATTCACCTAAAAAAATAACTGGACGGTCAAATTTCCAAGTTTTTTCATCAGCTGTGGTGATGAGATAACGTTTTTGATTATTCAATAATTTTTCCTTAATTTAAAAATAAAAATTTACTTATCTAAAATTATATCCCATGAGACTGGTGTACCTTTTGAAACATCAAATTTAACACGTTTGCCAAGTAACGACTCATAATATTTTGGCAACAATCCATTACCTGGTCTTACACGTCGTAAATTTTTTGGAGTAAGAATTTCACCTGATTTCATATTTTCCCCAATATAAAGAGATCGTCTTCTTGAAAGAGACCCTTTTTCTGCTTCAGTAAAACCATAGGAAATTGAACCTAAAGCCTGATGAGCTCTCTCAGTTTCAGAGACTAAAGATGCCAATTCACCTGGCTCTAAAGAAAAGGCGGAGTCAACACCTCCATCCGCACGAGATAAGGTAAAATGTTTTTCTATCACAGTAGCTCCAATTGCTACAGCAGCAACTGCAGCACCTATTCCTAGAGTATGATCTGATAAACCAACCTCGCAGGCAAATAAATCTCTCATATGTGATATGGTTTGTAAATTTGTATTTTCTGGGGATGCAGGATATGTGCTCGTACATTTAAGTAAAATTAAATCTTTACAACCTGCACTACGAGCTGCATCAACTGCCTCGGTAATTTCAGTAATCGATGCCATACCTGTAGATATAATTAATGGTTTTTTTGTACTAGCTGCTTTTTTAATTAATGGTAAATCAACACACTCAAATGAAGCAATTTTATAAGCTGGAACATTAAGTGTTTCCAAAAAATCAACAGCAGTTTCATCAAACGGTGTGCTAAAACATAATAATTTTTTAGATTTTGCATGTTCCATGATAGGTTTATGCCATTCCCATGGCGTGTAAGCTAACTTATACAAGTCGTGCATTGCTTGTCCCTTCCATAAAGATTTGGGATCATCAATATAAAACTCACCATCTTTAATATCTAAAGTCATTGTGTCTGCTGTATAAGTTTGCAATTTAATAGCATGTGCTCCTGCATTTGCTGCAGCATCAACAATTGACAATGCACGATCTAATGATTGATTGTGATTACCTGACATTTCAGCAATTATGAATGGCTTTTCTGTCTTACCAATTTTTTGTGTTTTTAAATTAATCATTTTAATTTAAAATTATATATTCATAAATTATGTGTAATAATTACAAATTGAAAATCAACTTATTTTATTACCCAATCTTATATTTAGTATTTATTTTTGAATTAATAAAGTCTTTGTTTTTCAACCACACAGATTTTTTTAAAAGAAATTCAGAAATATTATTGTTTATTTTTTTGTTAAATTTAAAGCCTAAAGATTCATGGAATCTAATTGATTCATTATTGGTTGAATATATAGATGCAAACACACCATTCATGCGCAAGTCAAAAAAAACTTTATTTAATACCCGATGCGCAAGGTAGGTACCAATACCTCTTTTAGAAAGAGGTTTTTTATATATGCTCCACTTTACTTTTTTTAGGCTTATTTTTTTTAAGTTGACTATACCAAATATGGTATTTTTTAACGATATCAAGAATGAAAAATAAGATTTATTGGACTGTATTTTTTTATACCATTTTAAGTGCTTTGCATAAGTAATGTAAGCAGTATCTAAACTAATTTCTCTAACTTTTAAACTATTTCTCCAGCTCAAAATTTTTCTTAAATCACTATAATAAATATTTCTCAAAATTTCTGAATTTTTTATCAGCCATTTCTTTCTGGTTAATTTCATTGTCTTCCATTCAATTTTATTTACACTTTCATTCTTATTTTTTAATATATTAAAACCAAGTTTTGTATTTAGTTTAATATTACTAAAATTATCTTTTAAAGTTTGTGCAAAAAAGTAATTAATTTTTGTTGATATAAAAATAAAATTTACCCATTCTTTTGTAGCTTCAGAACCCAATCCTTTACCATGATAATTTTTATAACCTATATACTTACCTAATTCGGCATAAAGAGTGTTATTTTTAAAATAAAATACAGTATTTATAATTCCAATAATTTTTTTATTTCTCTTATTTATAATTGCATAATCGACACGATTAGTTCTTTTTTTAAACCATTTAATATGAGATCTGTAATTCATTTCTTCTTCTGTCCTCATCATATTAAACACAAAATATTTGTTTCTCATTTCAAATATTTTTCGTAAATCTTTTATTGTTATAGGTCTCAAAATTAACCTTGGAGTCTCTAATTTAGTATTAGTTATATTTTTTATTATTTTAGAAAACATATTTTATAATTAAATTAACTTTATATTATTAATTTAAATTTTATAGAAATTATTTTAATGCCTATAAATCAAAATTATTGTTTTTAAGTATTTATTCTGAAGTAATTAAATCTATTTTAAATCTAAAATTTTTAGATATTTTCCCAGTTACTAGGATTAATTAACAAATTATCATTTGAAACCATAAATGATAGATCGTGATTTAAAATTTTCGATTTTGATAATTTAATTAATTTCTGAAGCTGATCTGCATTGTTTACACCAATAACAATACGATCTACTTCTGGTAATGACATTGGATATGACAAACATACTTGAGCCGCATCCAAATTATACTTTTTTAATTCTAAAAACCATCGATCAAATAAATCAGCCCATCTATTAAATTTCATAGGAATTTGATCTTGCTGCATTAACAATAAGCCTTGAAGAAATGTTGATCGTGTATGTATCTCTATATTTTTATTGTGTAATTTTTTAAGCCATCCACTTTTTTCAAGTCGCCTATCTATTATATTTAATGGAGCCTGAATAATATCTATTTTAAAAAGATTAATAATTTTATCTATTTCTGAGGGATCATAAATAGAAACACCAATTTTTTCAATTAACCCCTTCCCTTTTATTTGGTTAAGCGCATAGATCAATTTACAACCAGAATCACCTAAAAGATCCTGGGATTTATGTATTAATAATCCATAAAGGGATTTTATACCTAATCGATGTAATGATTTTTTAATCATTTCTTCAACTATTATATCTAAATCTCCGTTAATATTTGAAACTGATGGTAATTTTGAAACAAATCTAAAATCTAAAATTCCTATTTTTCCAATGGTTTTTTCACTAACACCATATGAAATAGCTGTATCAATCAAATCAATATTTTCCTCTTTTGCCAGTTTAATTATTTTTGATGCTTCTGATAAGTTAGTTTGACCATAAAAATTTGATACACCATAATTTAAACCAAATTGAACTGTTCCCAGAGCAAGCTTATTCATAAAAACTTTGTTTTCTCAATACAGAAGTAGCTCTCAATTTATCT
Above is a genomic segment from Candidatus Pelagibacter sp. FZCC0015 containing:
- the pseG gene encoding UDP-2,4-diacetamido-2,4,6-trideoxy-beta-L-altropyranose hydrolase → MTIIFRLNVSSSVGFGHLNRCRALAHALKSKGQSCIMVGPQKKYKIDSDKYIFKDWIPVEYWNSTEQDSEMLIKIAKKNHQCFLILDDYRINESYQLNLRKEGLRWLQFDHKENSRPIWADIILNPIPRIHENELKNIVQNKKAELLLGPEYAILRPEFAKVKKNNNINPNKRILVTFGGGNDYGGIIFVLSTLLPHLPNNFKFVVVSGQNNPNNKIINEWIENNGSNKVDMYIDPKDLVSIFLSCDIAVTAGGTTTYELDSCGLHFIIISTTNNQIEQSKAWASTGKAMYIGELKNVSKNSLISSFNSMINNKKILNRDKNLNSYEGLYKVADIIIKKLIN
- a CDS encoding LIC12162 family transferase, encoding MNNQKRYLITTADEKTWKFDRPVIFLGEWCRLYNRKEIWQTMDAIVAEPYGVSLHQKNSDHSESLILEEKLFPELCGLLNKHHQKNYSQRFWRIIIGHWFKHIVRDILNRVHSIKECLKNHEISGTTVYESDVDTLVSTDFITALYSPDNYKWHNILNARIISLIEEVSFPVEILKTNSVVSDYESIEYKSKKVLQGSLKKSIFNWSCRAYGKIANKFVRDKDAFVINSYLPTIEEIKLELALGQVPQLWKMQGDGYNLSKFSQKQTDVKLRNNLKNMFSKNRGGILENVIRQLSFELLPKCYLEGFSDLHEIVKKRPWPKSPKFIFTSNSFYQNEVFKLWSALKVEDNTKYFVGQHGCNYGTQKHKFPRIEEITSDKFITWGWTDGLPQHTPGFIFKTSGNKKLNFDPKGSLLLVQEGFTKNDNTHDRKFEYIQYLNDQKKFVSQLDKEPRQKLIVRLFNVNYQSKEWCDELRWADYDKMIKIDKGISNINNLILQSRLVVHSYDSTGILETLSLNVPTLAFWQNGFDHLRDSAKPYYQLLVDAGIVHFSTKSVADKVNAIWDDVNNWWSQENVQNARKKFCMRYSNLSQKPAAELKQILLS
- a CDS encoding cytidylyltransferase domain-containing protein, giving the protein MILGIIPARLKSKRLPNKPLQIIDGVPLLVHVLKRSLMSKKLDKLIVCTDSMKVVDLVKKYNLDAYMTSKNIKNGTDRISLFLKKNKKRFKNLKLVVDIQCDEIFLNPSYLDKAINFHIKNIKKYDVVIPHTLTNEKNNNNYVKIISNQVNDILYLTRADAPHPFRSKKKPFKRHQDFVTFKPDFIKKFKDLKNRNLEEYEGIELLRVIENGYKIGTLQFKNDSFSINTKKDILRSLLLIQKDRLRKYY
- the pseI gene encoding pseudaminic acid synthase, which translates into the protein MINLKTQKIGKTEKPFIIAEMSGNHNQSLDRALSIVDAAANAGAHAIKLQTYTADTMTLDIKDGEFYIDDPKSLWKGQAMHDLYKLAYTPWEWHKPIMEHAKSKKLLCFSTPFDETAVDFLETLNVPAYKIASFECVDLPLIKKAASTKKPLIISTGMASITEITEAVDAARSAGCKDLILLKCTSTYPASPENTNLQTISHMRDLFACEVGLSDHTLGIGAAVAAVAIGATVIEKHFTLSRADGGVDSAFSLEPGELASLVSETERAHQALGSISYGFTEAEKGSLSRRRSLYIGENMKSGEILTPKNLRRVRPGNGLLPKYYESLLGKRVKFDVSKGTPVSWDIILDK
- a CDS encoding HAD family hydrolase, whose translation is MKDKRNKSFLIFDLDGVIFDSKKNMELAWNKTSKKFKLKVSFKSYFQKIGMPFLKILKTLGIEQNPKIYKCFREESLKNINLIKPYKDVLKVFKLFEKQNIKFSIVTSKDYKRSKFLLKKFKINPTSIHCPNKKMRGKPHPDQLIYSLKRNNFTPKYSYFIGDTNIDFLAAKRAKMNFIFAKYGYGKNNKLYKNKISNFKEIKKFIKK
- a CDS encoding aminotransferase class III-fold pyridoxal phosphate-dependent enzyme, whose amino-acid sequence is MKIVGLVQARMGSTRLPGKVLRTIVDKPLIELLLERLSKSDQLDEIVVATSEKVENDKLQSLVESLGYRCTRGSDKNVLNRFYESAKVVGADVIVRITADCPLIDAALVDECIRGFKKSKVDYFSNTDPRTFPDGLDISVMTFKSIERANNETKSNFDKEHVTSYIRRSKSFTKSSLTYKEDLSNLRWTVDEPEDLILVDTIFKNFYPNKNFNWLQILELQKQKPYLFLVNKKIKNNEGAFLNTGQKLYKRAKRIIPGGNMLLSKRPEMFLPGKWPAYFSKAKGCRVWDLDDNELVDMSIMGIGTNSLGYGHPEVDEEVKRTVNNGNMSTLNCPEEVYLAEKLIDMHPWADMARFARSGGEANAIAIRIARAASGRDKVAICGYHGWHDWYLSANLSDDKGLDGHLLPGLQPKGVPRNLKNTVFPFNYNQIDELESLVKKHDIGVIKMEVARSVGPENNFLQNVRQLATDKGIVLVFDECTTGFRETFGGLHKKYNVEPDMAMFGKALGNGYAITAIIGRQEVMDAAQTTFISSTFWTERIGPTAALKTLEVMQREKSWEKITKIGNQISTIWKKLSNKYKLPITIYGLPALIKMRFESESNLEYKTLITQEMLKRGYLASNSVYVCTEHNEDVLQGYEEALDQVFNLIAECEQGRSINEFLEGEVCNKDFRRLS
- a CDS encoding GNAT family N-acetyltransferase; the encoded protein is MFSKIIKNITNTKLETPRLILRPITIKDLRKIFEMRNKYFVFNMMRTEEEMNYRSHIKWFKKRTNRVDYAIINKRNKKIIGIINTVFYFKNNTLYAELGKYIGYKNYHGKGLGSEATKEWVNFIFISTKINYFFAQTLKDNFSNIKLNTKLGFNILKNKNESVNKIEWKTMKLTRKKWLIKNSEILRNIYYSDLRKILSWRNSLKVREISLDTAYITYAKHLKWYKKIQSNKSYFSFLISLKNTIFGIVNLKKISLKKVKWSIYKKPLSKRGIGTYLAHRVLNKVFFDLRMNGVFASIYSTNNESIRFHESLGFKFNKKINNNISEFLLKKSVWLKNKDFINSKINTKYKIG
- a CDS encoding aldolase/citrate lyase family protein codes for the protein MKSLNLFLYICLVRYKAINLILKKFKKFNISIILDMEDSAQDLFDKNNNENLKRISREGLKYLSDNNILKNTMTYVRINSQNTDFYEKDVETISEILKKKSTIKGIFLPKVETYSQVKNCYDQILTKNINNFSIVPMIETQKGLKNLNEILEADRDYKIIQYVHYGHYDFCLDSGFWPFPEPYHFEYWEIIDNISKNISKHKKQYIHTPFPLIETQNIYWSSINFMQDNLEIGEINLSLVNIDTNYMKKPEKIKQTKFKNISKDHHYKLVFAKKIIKEYLNNKSKNKSFSLSRKRFIPPHLYLGAENFLKKNK